One stretch of Riemerella columbina DNA includes these proteins:
- a CDS encoding NADP-dependent malic enzyme, which yields MPSNTNRDEKNFKKAALDYHRAEPKGKIEVIPSKPHSSQRDLSLAYSPGVAEPCLEIEKNPAMAYEYTGKSNLVAVISNGTAVLGLGDIGAEASKPVMEGKGLLFKIFADINVFDIEVNEKDPDKFIEIVKAIAPTFGGINLEDIKAPEAFYIEQRLKEELDIPLMHDDQHGTAIISAAALLNALELAGKKIDQVKLVVNGAGAAAIACTKLYMELGLKKENILMCDSKGVINHKRTNLTPEKLDFVAQTDLETLAQALEGADVFVGLSKGDVMTAEMLQSMAENPIVFGLANPTPEIDYNLAKATREDVIMATGRSDFPNQVNNVLGFPYIFRGALDVQARGINEAMKLAAVRAIADLAKEPVPEAVVLAYNLKGLSFGRDYFIPKPFDNRLITKVSVAVAKAAIESGIARKTIDDFEAYENHLLDRMGKDDKLIRMMQNRARSNPKRVALGNGEEYNVIKAAQILYEEGIAEPILLGDKALIKEKMKEFGIELDLKIVDPNDDDQKAKRKEYRETLWKLRNRKGINEYKAKRFVRLRDYFGPLMLKHGDTDALIVGFSKNYSSVLKPVLEVIEKEPGVDKVASMMMILTGKKPRFFADTSINKNPSVEDLVNIARMSELTVKSFAIQPRIAMLSYENFSDNAEPSQKMAKAVRVLHEKYPKMIVDGEIQPDFAMNADHLADYPFSKLGTTPANVFIFPNLESANISYKIIRGMRVAQTIGPILMGLKQPVHVLQMRSSVDEIVNLATIAVLDAQRREKGE from the coding sequence ATGCCGAGTAACACGAACAGAGACGAAAAGAATTTTAAAAAAGCCGCTTTAGATTACCACAGAGCGGAGCCCAAAGGCAAGATAGAAGTCATCCCATCTAAGCCCCATTCTTCGCAGCGGGATTTAAGTTTGGCTTATTCCCCAGGCGTTGCAGAGCCTTGTTTAGAAATAGAGAAAAACCCTGCAATGGCGTATGAATACACAGGAAAGAGCAATTTGGTTGCCGTGATTTCCAATGGTACCGCCGTTTTAGGCTTAGGCGATATTGGTGCTGAGGCTTCTAAACCCGTAATGGAAGGAAAAGGGCTTTTGTTTAAAATTTTTGCAGATATCAATGTATTTGATATAGAAGTCAATGAGAAAGACCCTGATAAATTTATAGAAATCGTAAAAGCGATAGCGCCTACTTTTGGCGGTATCAATTTAGAGGATATTAAAGCGCCGGAGGCTTTTTATATTGAGCAACGCCTAAAAGAAGAATTGGACATTCCACTGATGCACGATGACCAGCACGGTACTGCGATTATTTCTGCAGCAGCGCTTCTCAACGCGTTAGAGCTGGCAGGGAAGAAGATAGACCAAGTTAAATTGGTGGTGAATGGTGCTGGGGCGGCAGCCATTGCGTGTACCAAGCTTTATATGGAGCTCGGGCTCAAAAAGGAAAACATCCTAATGTGCGATAGCAAGGGCGTGATCAACCATAAGAGAACCAACCTAACGCCAGAGAAATTGGATTTCGTAGCACAAACCGATTTGGAAACTTTAGCACAAGCTTTAGAAGGTGCTGATGTCTTTGTAGGGCTTTCAAAAGGCGATGTGATGACGGCAGAAATGCTCCAGTCTATGGCAGAAAATCCGATTGTATTTGGCTTGGCAAACCCTACACCAGAGATAGATTACAACTTGGCAAAAGCTACCAGAGAGGATGTGATTATGGCGACAGGGCGCAGTGATTTCCCTAATCAGGTGAACAATGTGTTGGGCTTTCCGTACATTTTCCGAGGCGCGTTAGATGTTCAAGCCCGAGGCATTAACGAGGCGATGAAGTTGGCAGCCGTTCGTGCCATTGCAGATTTGGCGAAAGAACCCGTGCCAGAAGCCGTAGTATTGGCGTACAACCTTAAAGGCTTGAGTTTCGGTAGAGATTATTTTATCCCAAAACCTTTTGATAATCGCTTGATAACCAAAGTGTCAGTGGCGGTAGCCAAGGCAGCGATAGAAAGCGGTATTGCCAGAAAAACCATTGATGATTTTGAGGCTTATGAAAACCATTTGTTGGATAGAATGGGCAAAGATGATAAACTCATCAGAATGATGCAAAACCGTGCGCGCTCTAATCCAAAACGCGTAGCATTGGGCAACGGCGAGGAGTATAATGTGATTAAAGCTGCCCAGATTTTATACGAAGAAGGCATTGCAGAGCCAATTCTTTTGGGCGACAAAGCCTTGATTAAAGAAAAAATGAAGGAGTTCGGCATTGAGTTAGACCTCAAAATTGTAGACCCTAATGATGATGACCAAAAAGCGAAAAGAAAAGAATACAGAGAAACCCTCTGGAAGTTGAGAAACCGCAAGGGCATCAATGAATATAAAGCCAAGCGTTTCGTAAGGCTGAGGGATTATTTCGGTCCACTGATGCTCAAACACGGCGATACTGATGCCCTGATTGTTGGTTTTTCTAAAAATTATTCATCGGTGCTAAAACCCGTGTTAGAGGTCATAGAGAAAGAACCAGGCGTGGATAAAGTGGCTTCTATGATGATGATTTTAACAGGGAAAAAACCGCGTTTCTTTGCAGATACTTCCATCAATAAAAACCCAAGCGTGGAGGATTTGGTGAATATCGCGAGGATGTCGGAGCTGACCGTTAAGAGCTTTGCGATACAACCAAGAATAGCGATGCTTTCTTATGAAAATTTCTCTGACAATGCCGAGCCTTCGCAGAAAATGGCGAAAGCTGTGAGAGTGCTCCACGAAAAATACCCTAAGATGATTGTAGACGGCGAAATTCAACCCGACTTCGCGATGAATGCCGACCATTTGGCGGATTATCCATTCTCTAAGTTGGGCACCACGCCAGCCAATGTCTTCATCTTCCCTAATTTGGAATCGGCTAATATTTCCTATAAAATTATTAGAGGAATGCGTGTGGCACAGACCATTGGACCTATTTTAATGGGCTTGAAGCAACCTGTGCATGTCCTCCAAATGCGCTCCAGCGTAGATGAGATTGTCAATTTGGCAACCATTGCGGTGTTAGATGCGCAGCGCCGAGAAAAAGGAGAGTAA
- a CDS encoding heme-binding domain-containing protein, which translates to MKKILKISLWILLGFGLIQLIPIDRTNPPVDAKVDFVKVMQTPSQIEILLKKSCYDCHSYETHYPRYAYVAPVSWVVKHHINEGRAHLNFSIWGTYNEYLKKGALEHAVETLQRSDMPLPGYVAQHPEAKLSAKERQALIDYFQQLSEAALLPGSSQ; encoded by the coding sequence ATGAAAAAGATACTCAAAATCAGCCTATGGATTCTTTTAGGCTTTGGCTTGATCCAACTGATTCCAATAGATAGAACCAATCCGCCAGTAGATGCAAAAGTGGATTTTGTGAAAGTGATGCAAACGCCCAGCCAGATTGAGATTCTTCTCAAAAAATCCTGTTATGATTGCCATTCCTACGAGACGCATTATCCTCGCTATGCTTATGTAGCACCAGTTTCTTGGGTGGTGAAGCATCATATTAACGAGGGCAGAGCGCACCTTAATTTTTCCATTTGGGGCACTTATAATGAATACCTTAAAAAAGGCGCTTTGGAGCACGCGGTGGAAACTTTGCAGCGTTCAGATATGCCGCTGCCAGGCTATGTAGCCCAGCATCCAGAAGCAAAACTCTCCGCCAAGGAACGCCAAGCGCTGATTGATTATTTTCAGCAATTATCAGAGGCGGCGCTATTGCCAGGCAGCTCTCAGTGA
- a CDS encoding Fur family transcriptional regulator, which yields MKKQKEKDIEIIKDALKQYLQDHGFRNTPERYTILEEIYKMDHHFNVDDLYLIMLNNKYHVSKATIYNSIEIFLDAGLIRKHQFSDKSSTSASYEKSYFDKQHDHLVIYKKDGDKEIEEIVEFCDPRIQGIKDSIEEIFGVKIDSHSLYFYGHKNQ from the coding sequence ATGAAAAAACAAAAAGAGAAAGATATAGAAATCATCAAAGATGCGCTAAAACAGTACCTCCAAGACCACGGTTTTCGGAACACGCCAGAGCGCTACACCATTTTAGAGGAGATTTATAAAATGGACCACCACTTTAATGTAGATGACCTCTATCTGATTATGCTCAACAATAAATACCATGTGAGCAAAGCCACCATTTACAACAGTATAGAAATCTTTTTAGATGCAGGGCTCATCAGAAAACATCAGTTTAGTGATAAATCTTCTACCTCTGCCTCTTATGAGAAGTCTTATTTTGACAAACAGCACGACCACCTCGTGATTTACAAAAAAGATGGCGACAAGGAAATTGAAGAGATTGTAGAGTTCTGCGATCCCAGAATCCAAGGAATTAAAGACTCTATTGAGGAAATTTTTGGTGTTAAAATAGACAGCCACTCGCTTTATTTCTACGGACATAAAAACCAATAA
- a CDS encoding acyl-CoA thioesterase, whose protein sequence is MTPKIKTPKETLTVMTNIVLPNETNSLRNLFGGELLSKMDRCASISAARHCGRRVVTASVNHVSFHHPIPEGGVVVLESKVSRAFSTSMEVYVDVWMDDPIAQKKIHTNEGIYTFVAVDEFNKPVPIPELEPETKVEKERYAAALRRKELSLILSGRMNAKDSVELKKLFS, encoded by the coding sequence ATGACTCCAAAAATTAAAACCCCTAAAGAAACCCTTACGGTAATGACCAACATTGTCTTACCCAATGAAACCAACTCTCTAAGAAACCTGTTCGGTGGCGAGCTACTCTCCAAAATGGACCGTTGCGCTTCTATCTCGGCGGCGCGGCACTGCGGGCGGCGTGTGGTAACCGCTTCTGTTAACCATGTGTCCTTCCATCATCCTATTCCAGAAGGTGGCGTGGTGGTGTTAGAGTCTAAGGTTTCTCGGGCTTTTTCTACCTCTATGGAGGTCTATGTAGATGTTTGGATGGATGATCCCATTGCACAGAAAAAAATCCATACCAATGAGGGAATTTATACTTTCGTGGCGGTAGATGAGTTTAATAAACCCGTGCCTATTCCAGAGCTGGAGCCAGAAACTAAGGTGGAAAAAGAACGCTACGCAGCAGCACTAAGGCGAAAGGAATTATCGCTGATTCTCTCTGGGCGGATGAACGCTAAAGATTCTGTAGAGCTAAAAAAACTATTCTCTTAA
- a CDS encoding 2-hydroxyacid dehydrogenase, with protein MRILQLDHNHPLIQTQLTAAGMQVDEDLTSNAEAILQKIKNYDGIILRSRIPIDAHFLNQASHLKFIARVGAGMENIDVQKAEALGITLINSPEGNRDAVAEQALGMLLLLMNRLIISSNEVKRGIWKREENRGEEIKDKTVGLIGYGYMGKALARRLQGFGCRVIFHDIKPNLSDDYATQVSLETLQEQADIVSLHLPLAEDTLGWLDADFISKMRKPFYLINTARGKNIITADVVQALKQGKIKGAALDVLEYEKASFERLEHQNQDLEYLLNSEKVIVTPHIAGWTHESKIKLAQVIVDKILAQFKA; from the coding sequence ATGAGAATTCTCCAATTAGACCACAATCATCCTTTAATCCAAACGCAGCTGACCGCCGCAGGTATGCAGGTAGATGAAGACCTGACCTCCAATGCAGAGGCAATTTTGCAGAAGATTAAAAATTATGATGGCATCATTTTAAGAAGTAGAATCCCCATTGATGCCCATTTTCTGAACCAAGCCTCGCATTTAAAATTTATTGCAAGGGTGGGCGCAGGTATGGAAAATATAGATGTCCAAAAAGCCGAGGCGTTAGGGATAACGCTCATCAACTCCCCCGAGGGCAACAGAGATGCCGTGGCAGAGCAAGCGCTGGGGATGTTACTATTGCTGATGAACCGCTTGATTATTTCCTCCAATGAGGTAAAGCGCGGCATCTGGAAGCGAGAAGAAAACCGAGGCGAAGAGATCAAGGACAAAACCGTGGGACTCATCGGCTATGGTTATATGGGTAAAGCTTTGGCAAGGCGGTTACAAGGTTTTGGCTGCCGTGTGATTTTCCACGATATAAAGCCCAATCTTTCCGATGATTATGCCACGCAAGTCAGTTTAGAAACCTTGCAAGAACAGGCAGATATTGTGAGCCTTCATTTGCCTTTGGCTGAAGATACTTTGGGTTGGCTAGATGCCGATTTTATCTCAAAGATGAGAAAGCCGTTTTACCTCATCAACACTGCGAGGGGCAAAAATATCATCACCGCAGATGTGGTGCAAGCGCTAAAACAAGGCAAAATAAAAGGTGCCGCCTTAGATGTTTTGGAATACGAAAAAGCCTCTTTTGAGCGTTTAGAACATCAGAATCAAGATTTGGAATACCTTCTCAATTCCGAAAAGGTGATTGTAACGCCTCATATTGCAGGGTGGACGCACGAGAGTAAAATCAAATTAGCGCAAGTGATAGTAGATAAAATTTTAGCACAATTTAAAGCTTAA
- a CDS encoding Ig-like domain-containing protein has protein sequence MKKFLLIFIAQFLLWSCARVGTPAGGAKDTIPPRFLGANIDSPRVNVSTQLKTLRLDFDEYVNLKNIQKQLVISPPIKNIKKIIPSNLANRYILIEWGDTLQANTTYNFNFGTAITDYNEGNVLPYFNFAFSTGAKLDSLYISGTAQLALPQASTTSGKDTNIVLGLYQAQDSLNYRQKPYYLTKADQDGYFELDYLAHGRYKLIAFNDENGNSVYDEGKEAVGFLKDDIDLQQRISGLDLSLYPARPQLAYKELKPATGGLLMLFEGQPKEVKVAEVSSQLKSYQVTHQPYSDSVRIWLDPQQEQLSDKGTLLKWSYDIGTKQDTVQIFYKPNEQENALALQNDGGAVLAPEQPLRITANAYLNALKTENWQLKADSTQVLAFDAQISEKNPYQIEVKAPYEVDKKYRLLIPKTTVSSFYITNEKAYAFDFEIGKPQNYGSFMVRLSALPPASFWIQLLDQQNKVAASQKTHQQEIKFSSLKPGTYRLQILVDNNENGIWDTANLYTNTLAEGYYLFPKKIEVRPMWDLVEDWNITMASEALENTEPSTPKTLETAP, from the coding sequence ATGAAAAAATTCCTTTTAATCTTCATTGCGCAGTTTTTACTTTGGTCTTGTGCCCGAGTGGGAACGCCCGCTGGTGGCGCTAAGGATACCATTCCCCCCAGATTTTTAGGCGCTAATATAGACAGCCCGAGGGTTAATGTATCCACGCAACTTAAAACTTTGCGCTTGGATTTTGATGAATATGTGAACCTCAAAAATATTCAAAAACAATTGGTGATATCGCCACCGATTAAGAATATCAAAAAAATTATACCGTCTAATTTGGCCAATCGTTATATTTTAATCGAGTGGGGAGATACGCTGCAAGCCAATACCACTTATAATTTCAATTTTGGAACCGCCATCACGGACTATAACGAGGGCAATGTTTTGCCTTATTTCAATTTTGCATTTTCTACGGGGGCTAAGTTGGACAGCCTCTACATCAGCGGTACGGCTCAGTTGGCATTGCCGCAAGCCTCTACCACAAGCGGCAAAGACACGAATATTGTTTTAGGACTTTACCAAGCTCAGGACAGCCTCAACTATCGGCAAAAACCATATTATCTGACCAAGGCAGACCAAGATGGTTATTTTGAGCTGGATTATTTGGCGCATGGGCGTTATAAACTCATCGCGTTTAATGATGAAAACGGCAATTCTGTGTATGATGAAGGCAAGGAAGCGGTGGGCTTCTTAAAAGATGATATTGATTTGCAACAGCGCATTTCTGGGTTAGATTTGTCGCTCTACCCTGCGAGACCTCAATTGGCGTATAAAGAGCTGAAACCTGCCACAGGTGGGCTTTTGATGCTTTTTGAAGGGCAACCTAAGGAGGTGAAAGTGGCAGAGGTTTCATCACAATTGAAATCTTACCAAGTGACGCATCAACCTTATTCTGATTCCGTGCGGATTTGGCTGGATCCTCAACAGGAGCAATTGAGCGACAAAGGGACTTTGCTGAAATGGAGCTACGATATTGGCACTAAGCAAGATACGGTGCAGATTTTCTATAAACCCAATGAGCAAGAGAATGCTTTGGCGCTTCAGAATGATGGTGGCGCTGTGTTGGCACCAGAACAACCACTAAGGATTACCGCCAATGCTTACCTCAACGCTCTAAAAACCGAAAATTGGCAGCTGAAAGCGGATAGCACGCAGGTGTTGGCTTTTGATGCGCAGATTTCCGAAAAAAATCCTTATCAGATAGAGGTTAAAGCCCCCTACGAAGTGGATAAAAAATACCGCCTCCTCATTCCTAAAACCACGGTATCTTCTTTCTATATCACCAATGAAAAAGCCTACGCATTTGATTTTGAAATAGGAAAGCCGCAGAATTATGGCTCTTTTATGGTGCGACTTTCGGCACTGCCACCTGCCAGCTTTTGGATCCAGCTTTTAGACCAACAGAATAAAGTGGCGGCTTCGCAAAAAACACACCAGCAGGAAATTAAATTTTCATCGTTGAAGCCAGGAACTTACCGCCTGCAAATATTGGTGGATAATAACGAAAACGGCATTTGGGATACTGCCAATCTCTACACCAATACTTTGGCGGAAGGTTATTACTTATTTCCGAAAAAAATAGAAGTCCGCCCAATGTGGGATTTGGTGGAGGATTGGAACATCACAATGGCTTCCGAGGCTTTAGAAAATACCGAGCCATCAACGCCCAAAACTTTAGAAACAGCCCCTTAA
- a CDS encoding KUP/HAK/KT family potassium transporter, translating into MSKSHQTLEHFDTKKLTFIGVLVSLGIVFGDIGTSPLYVMKAIINARKDAVLPFDEYIEGALSCIIWTLTFQTTIKYVLISLRADNKGEGGILALFSLVKNLKRKWLYLIAIIGASALIADGVITPSLTVMSAIEGLEIYNPETPVVLITCAILIVIFFVQQFGTSFIGKFFGPVMVLWFLTLGGFGAYRLLDDLEILKAFNPYYAYKLMVNSPSAIIIMGAVFLCTTGAEALYSDLGHCGAKNIRVSWAFVKVMLILNYLGQGAWILKYHHEVLNGINPFFGIMPPWMVLPAVILATAAAIIASQALITGSFTIFSEAMSLNFWPIHKIDYPSGVKGQMYIPKINWGLLAFCLVVVLYFRESGKMESAYGLSITVTMLMTTILLCFFLIKKRVPRVLIFLFLLVYGTIEIGFFSANVIKFHEGGWITVVLAGFISICMYAWYNGRMIKNKFIKFVKLANYTDIIKEMKLDDSIPKYATNLAFFSRAKQEDEIESKIIYSIIRAQPKRADHYFILNIINQEDPYTFKYEIDEVAAGTIYKINFKLGFKIDRRINDYFQDVLEDMMDQGIIPDRSNYPSLRAHNIPPDLKYVVIDNVYINDSLFTIKEKVIMNIYTLVRKLGSNDFEAFGLATHNVTVESAPLLYSPTGDHRIQQERFKSN; encoded by the coding sequence ATGAGCAAATCCCACCAAACATTAGAACATTTTGATACTAAAAAGCTGACTTTTATTGGTGTTTTGGTTTCCTTAGGTATCGTTTTTGGCGATATTGGTACCTCGCCGCTGTATGTGATGAAAGCCATCATCAATGCGAGGAAAGATGCTGTGCTCCCGTTTGATGAATATATTGAGGGCGCGCTGTCTTGCATCATCTGGACGCTCACCTTCCAAACGACAATTAAATATGTGCTCATCTCTCTTCGGGCTGATAACAAGGGCGAAGGCGGCATTTTGGCGCTGTTCTCTTTGGTGAAAAATTTAAAACGAAAGTGGCTCTACCTCATTGCCATTATTGGGGCTTCGGCGCTTATTGCTGATGGGGTGATCACGCCCTCTCTCACCGTGATGTCCGCCATAGAAGGACTTGAAATCTATAATCCTGAAACGCCTGTGGTGCTGATTACCTGTGCTATTCTCATCGTGATCTTTTTTGTGCAACAGTTTGGCACCTCATTTATTGGGAAGTTTTTTGGTCCCGTTATGGTGCTGTGGTTCCTCACTTTGGGAGGCTTTGGCGCTTATCGTTTATTGGATGATTTAGAAATTCTGAAGGCTTTTAACCCTTATTACGCTTATAAACTGATGGTCAATTCGCCGAGTGCTATTATCATTATGGGGGCAGTGTTCCTCTGTACCACGGGGGCGGAGGCGCTTTATTCCGATTTAGGGCACTGCGGTGCTAAAAATATCCGTGTAAGCTGGGCTTTCGTGAAGGTGATGCTCATTCTCAACTATTTAGGGCAAGGGGCTTGGATTTTAAAATATCACCACGAGGTACTCAATGGCATCAATCCGTTCTTTGGCATTATGCCGCCGTGGATGGTGCTGCCAGCGGTTATTTTGGCTACGGCGGCGGCTATTATTGCCAGTCAGGCTTTAATTACAGGCTCTTTCACGATTTTCTCCGAGGCGATGTCGCTCAACTTTTGGCCCATTCATAAAATAGATTATCCCTCTGGGGTTAAGGGGCAGATGTACATTCCTAAAATTAATTGGGGGCTACTGGCGTTCTGTTTGGTGGTTGTGCTGTACTTCCGAGAGTCGGGAAAAATGGAATCTGCCTATGGGCTCTCCATTACGGTAACCATGCTGATGACCACCATTTTGCTCTGTTTCTTTTTAATCAAAAAAAGGGTGCCTCGTGTTTTGATCTTTTTATTTTTGTTGGTCTATGGCACCATAGAAATTGGCTTTTTTAGTGCTAATGTGATCAAATTCCACGAGGGCGGTTGGATTACCGTAGTTTTGGCAGGGTTTATCAGCATTTGTATGTATGCGTGGTATAATGGCAGAATGATTAAAAATAAATTCATCAAGTTTGTGAAATTAGCCAACTATACCGACATCATCAAAGAGATGAAACTGGACGACAGCATTCCTAAATATGCGACCAACTTAGCCTTCTTCAGCCGTGCTAAGCAGGAGGATGAGATAGAGTCTAAAATTATTTACTCCATCATCCGTGCGCAGCCTAAGCGCGCCGATCATTATTTCATCCTCAACATCATCAACCAAGAAGATCCTTATACCTTTAAATATGAAATTGATGAGGTGGCTGCGGGTACCATTTATAAAATCAACTTTAAACTCGGATTTAAAATAGACCGCCGCATTAATGATTATTTTCAAGATGTTTTAGAGGATATGATGGACCAAGGCATCATCCCAGATCGGAGCAATTACCCCTCATTGCGCGCGCATAACATCCCGCCAGATTTAAAATATGTGGTGATTGACAATGTTTATATTAACGACAGTCTCTTCACCATTAAAGAAAAAGTGATTATGAATATCTACACGCTGGTAAGGAAGTTGGGAAGCAATGATTTTGAGGCTTTTGGCTTAGCTACGCACAATGTTACCGTAGAATCTGCGCCTCTACTCTACAGCCCAACGGGCGACCACAGGATACAGCAGGAGCGTTTTAAATCCAATTGA
- a CDS encoding serine hydrolase domain-containing protein, with translation MKIGYSIVVLLGWFLLSCSGGKESVQPAQPKTNLPNFSNVHLDHIFSKADGVVENEALLKLNLEDYYRTIWEGGDLSGGILVAKGDHILLERYRGFGRENQQMPINENTPMHIASVSKVMTAMVVLKLVEAKKIKLNQKLTDFFPQFPYPEVEIQHLLNQRSGLPKYEYFLEQIKPAPAELNQNFLSNQDILNLLIKYQPPMARPANTGFMYCNTNYALLALVVEQVTKKDFPTAMREMLFEPLGMAHTFIFQEKDISTAAQSFYYRDNKLYPLNVLDLIYGDKNVYTTPRDLFRFSKAMFAPDFLSPELMKQVFTPYSNEKKGINNYGLGIRMKIFDNGEVLTYHNGWWHGSNSVFVHLPKSKVSIIAIGNKYSRSVYSAVALSGWFEDFPMEVETLTKALQTPPQDSTATEAQP, from the coding sequence ATGAAAATAGGGTACAGTATTGTGGTTTTGTTGGGTTGGTTTTTGCTCTCGTGTTCGGGGGGCAAGGAGTCTGTTCAGCCAGCACAGCCTAAAACCAACTTGCCCAATTTTTCTAATGTCCATTTAGACCATATTTTTAGCAAAGCCGATGGTGTGGTGGAGAATGAGGCGCTCCTCAAACTCAATTTAGAGGATTATTACCGAACCATTTGGGAGGGCGGCGATTTGAGCGGTGGCATTTTAGTTGCCAAAGGCGACCATATTTTATTAGAAAGATACCGAGGCTTTGGGCGTGAGAACCAGCAAATGCCCATCAATGAAAATACCCCGATGCACATTGCCTCGGTTTCAAAGGTGATGACGGCGATGGTGGTGCTCAAACTGGTGGAGGCTAAAAAGATAAAACTGAACCAAAAACTCACCGATTTCTTCCCCCAATTTCCTTATCCAGAGGTGGAAATACAGCACCTCCTCAACCAGCGGAGCGGGCTCCCCAAATACGAGTATTTTTTAGAACAAATCAAGCCTGCCCCTGCGGAACTGAACCAAAATTTTCTCTCCAATCAGGATATTCTCAACCTTTTGATTAAATACCAACCGCCTATGGCGCGTCCTGCCAATACGGGGTTTATGTATTGTAATACCAATTATGCACTATTGGCGCTGGTGGTGGAGCAAGTGACTAAAAAAGATTTCCCTACGGCAATGCGGGAGATGCTTTTTGAACCTTTGGGAATGGCGCATACTTTTATTTTTCAAGAGAAAGACATCAGCACGGCGGCACAATCGTTTTATTATAGAGACAATAAATTATATCCGCTTAATGTGTTAGATTTAATCTATGGCGATAAAAATGTCTACACCACACCACGGGATTTATTCCGATTTTCTAAAGCGATGTTTGCGCCCGATTTCCTTTCTCCAGAGCTGATGAAGCAAGTTTTTACGCCTTATAGCAATGAGAAAAAAGGCATCAATAATTATGGCTTGGGCATTCGGATGAAAATTTTTGATAACGGCGAAGTGCTGACTTATCACAACGGCTGGTGGCACGGCTCTAATTCGGTGTTTGTGCATTTGCCGAAATCCAAAGTGAGCATCATTGCCATTGGGAATAAATATTCGCGAAGCGTTTATTCTGCGGTAGCGCTATCGGGGTGGTTTGAGGATTTTCCAATGGAAGTAGAAACACTAACCAAAGCCTTGCAAACGCCGCCACAAGACAGCACAGCCACAGAGGCTCAACCTTAA
- a CDS encoding BadF/BadG/BcrA/BcrD ATPase family protein — translation MIAIVDGGSTKCDWIVLDNSGKSLLKTETIGFNPNITDAHLIPLEIDKNQALKTHQSEISQLFFYGSGCGIAENKAIVEQQMQKVFPNAEITVHEDLTAAAYAGYRGNPAIVCILGTGSNACYFDGKTVRRDLPSLGFLIGDEGSGNALGKHLLRRFFMKKLPADLHQDFVNTYHLTIEDAITNMYHNPRANAYLADFNKFIVERKKHPYFQNMVFDEMKNFFDYQVLPYPEAKEAEINFIGSIAFVYEDILRAAAAELNLKVGFIVQKPIESLVNYHKKYILNL, via the coding sequence ATGATAGCAATAGTGGATGGTGGTTCTACCAAATGTGATTGGATTGTGCTGGACAACAGCGGCAAAAGCCTACTGAAAACGGAAACCATTGGGTTTAATCCTAATATTACAGATGCCCATTTAATTCCGTTGGAAATTGACAAAAATCAAGCCCTAAAAACGCACCAATCCGAGATTTCTCAACTCTTTTTCTATGGCTCGGGCTGTGGTATTGCAGAGAATAAAGCCATTGTAGAACAACAAATGCAGAAGGTATTCCCCAATGCCGAAATTACAGTGCACGAAGACCTTACAGCTGCGGCTTATGCGGGATATAGAGGCAATCCAGCCATAGTTTGCATTTTGGGAACTGGGTCTAACGCTTGCTACTTTGATGGCAAAACCGTCCGCAGAGACCTCCCATCGTTGGGTTTTTTAATCGGAGATGAGGGCAGTGGCAATGCCTTGGGAAAACACTTGCTCAGGCGCTTTTTTATGAAAAAACTCCCTGCCGATTTACACCAAGATTTTGTAAATACCTACCATTTGACCATAGAAGATGCCATTACCAATATGTACCATAATCCACGGGCTAATGCGTATTTGGCGGACTTTAATAAATTTATTGTAGAGAGAAAAAAGCACCCTTATTTCCAAAATATGGTGTTTGATGAGATGAAAAACTTTTTTGATTATCAAGTGCTCCCTTACCCCGAAGCCAAAGAGGCAGAAATCAATTTTATAGGCTCTATTGCGTTTGTGTATGAGGATATCCTCCGTGCAGCAGCGGCAGAACTCAACCTTAAAGTAGGGTTCATCGTGCAAAAACCGATAGAAAGTTTAGTCAATTATCATAAAAAATACATTCTTAACCTTTAA